A genomic segment from Desulfovibrio sp. encodes:
- a CDS encoding BMC domain-containing protein, translating into MLALGLIETKGLIGAIEAADAMLKAADVRLLEKSLASGGLVTITIAGEVAAVQSAVDAARASLERIEGVVCVSRHVIPRPDAGLEQILLLRPVEPTAEEPVLEAAASGAQAEKFTAEPARASEKARAAATVSTAEEIKAAEAGQTGPETAGFSRDKCKTMSMNKLRQLAVATKVDLTREQVASANRQTLIDAIDRAARKEKE; encoded by the coding sequence ATGCTTGCACTGGGTCTTATAGAAACCAAGGGGCTGATCGGGGCCATCGAAGCGGCAGATGCCATGCTCAAGGCAGCCGACGTGCGCCTGCTCGAAAAGTCGCTTGCCTCGGGCGGTCTGGTAACCATCACCATTGCTGGTGAAGTGGCGGCCGTGCAGTCGGCTGTGGATGCCGCCAGGGCTTCTCTTGAGCGCATAGAAGGCGTGGTGTGCGTGTCGCGTCATGTCATTCCGCGTCCTGACGCCGGGCTTGAGCAGATACTGTTGCTTCGCCCGGTGGAACCGACGGCGGAAGAACCCGTGCTTGAGGCCGCTGCGAGCGGTGCGCAGGCAGAGAAATTTACGGCAGAACCGGCCAGGGCTTCAGAAAAGGCCAGGGCCGCGGCAACGGTCTCGACGGCAGAAGAGATCAAGGCGGCGGAAGCAGGGCAGACAGGCCCTGAAACCGCCGGGTTCAGCCGCGATAAATGCAAGACCATGAGTATGAACAAACTTCGTCAGCTTGCTGTTGCAACAAAGGTTGACCTTACACGTGAACAGGTCGCCTCTGCCAACCGGCAAACGCTGATCGACGCCATCGACCGGGCGGCACGGAAGGAAAAGGAGTAA
- the cutD gene encoding choline TMA-lyase-activating enzyme, with product MIERKAIVFNIQKYNMYDGPGIRTLVFFKGCPLRCKWCSNPESQSRRFEVLFKKDLCVHCGSCVPVCPAGIHGMTNAGSQHVVDRSKECVNCGKCVHACPQAALAIAGERKGISELLEAVEQDWMFYENSGGGVTVGGGEPMTQHEAVANLLLACRHKGINTAMETSGYAKPEVVSALAEVVDLFLFDIKHMDPEKHYELTGVRNELILSNLQWLLENGRNVHIRMPVLKGYNDDDAEMHAVGRFLAGHGERKNFKGIDLLPYHKMGVSKYAQLDKEYAITGNPVLEDDDLRRMEDILKGYGLAVKVVRH from the coding sequence GTGATTGAAAGAAAGGCCATTGTTTTCAACATACAGAAATACAACATGTATGACGGCCCGGGCATACGCACCCTGGTGTTCTTCAAGGGTTGCCCGCTGCGCTGCAAGTGGTGTTCCAACCCCGAGAGCCAGAGCCGCCGCTTCGAAGTGTTGTTCAAAAAAGATCTGTGTGTGCACTGCGGCAGCTGCGTGCCAGTGTGCCCGGCGGGCATACACGGCATGACCAACGCCGGATCGCAACACGTGGTCGACAGGTCAAAGGAATGCGTCAACTGCGGCAAGTGCGTGCACGCCTGTCCGCAGGCAGCCCTGGCCATTGCCGGTGAACGCAAGGGTATTTCTGAACTGCTGGAAGCCGTGGAGCAGGACTGGATGTTCTACGAGAACTCCGGCGGTGGTGTGACAGTTGGCGGCGGCGAGCCCATGACCCAGCACGAAGCGGTGGCAAACCTGCTGCTGGCCTGCAGGCACAAGGGCATCAATACCGCCATGGAAACCTCTGGCTACGCCAAGCCCGAGGTGGTCAGCGCCCTGGCCGAAGTGGTTGACCTGTTTTTGTTCGACATCAAGCACATGGATCCGGAAAAGCACTACGAACTGACCGGTGTGCGCAACGAGCTTATTCTGTCCAACCTGCAGTGGCTGCTTGAAAACGGTCGCAACGTGCACATCCGCATGCCCGTACTGAAGGGGTACAACGATGATGATGCCGAAATGCATGCCGTGGGAAGATTCCTGGCTGGCCATGGCGAAAGAAAAAATTTCAAGGGCATTGATCTGCTTCCATACCACAAGATGGGTGTGAGCAAATATGCCCAGCTGGACAAGGAATATGCCATCACGGGCAACCCTGTTCTTGAAGACGACGACTTGCGGCGCATGGAAGATATTCTGAAAGGCTACGGCCTGGCTGTCAAAGTGGTCAGACACTAA
- the cutC gene encoding choline trimethylamine-lyase encodes MDLHDFTSKIAEVTKSLSPQEREELRRIFANATIGAAAHAPAGAAPAVAVAHHDGASVPEGPTQRHLLLKENYLKQVPRITIHRAKAITKIDSENPGMPRIMLRAKAFRYCCETAPLVIQDHELIVGAPNGAPRAGAFSPDISWRWLRDELDSIGTRAQDPFYLADEDKKVLQEEIFPYWAGKSVDEYCEAQYREAGLWELSGESYVSDCSYHALNGGGDSNPGYDVILMKKGMLDIQHEAQAHLEHLDYDRPEDIDKIYFYKSVIETTEGVMCYARRMSEYAAQLAARESDPKRKAELLKISEVNARVPAHAPSTFWEAIQAVWTVESLLVVEENQTGMSIGRVDQYMYPLFKADLEAGRMTEYEAFDLAGCMLIKMSEMMWLTSEGSSKFFAGYQPFVNMCVGGVSREGRDATNQLTYLLMDAVRHVRIYQPSLATRVHNSSPQEYLRKIVSVIRSGMGFPAVHFDDTHIKMMLAKGVSIEDARDYCLMGCVEPQKAGRLYQWTSTAYTQWPICIELVLNHGVPQWYGKQVCPDLGELDQYDTYEKFDAAVKEQIKYITKWSSVATVISQRVQRDLAPKPLMSIMYEGCMEKGLDVAAGGAMYNFGPGVVWSGLATYTDSMAAIKKLVFDDKKYTLHQINEALKANFEGYDAILADCLAAPKYGNDDDYADSIAAELIAFTEREHRKYRTLYSVLSHGTLSISNNTPFGQLLGASANGRKAWLPLSDGISPTQGADYKGPTAIIKSVSKMSNDNMNIGMVHNFKLLPGLLDTPEGEQGLITLIRTASILGNGEMQFNYLDNKTMLEAQSNPKDYRDLVVRVAGYSAFFVELCKDVQDEIISRTVLHNF; translated from the coding sequence GTGGATCTTCATGATTTTACAAGCAAAATAGCTGAAGTTACCAAAAGTCTCTCCCCGCAGGAACGTGAAGAACTGCGCAGGATTTTTGCCAATGCCACCATTGGCGCAGCCGCTCACGCCCCAGCCGGGGCTGCGCCTGCCGTCGCCGTAGCGCATCACGATGGTGCCAGCGTGCCGGAAGGCCCCACCCAGCGTCACCTGCTGCTGAAAGAAAACTATCTTAAGCAGGTCCCGCGCATCACCATTCACCGCGCCAAGGCCATCACCAAGATCGACAGTGAAAATCCCGGCATGCCGCGCATCATGCTGCGCGCCAAGGCGTTTCGCTACTGCTGCGAAACTGCCCCCTTGGTCATTCAGGACCACGAACTCATCGTGGGCGCACCCAACGGCGCGCCGCGCGCTGGCGCTTTTTCTCCTGATATTTCGTGGCGTTGGCTCAGGGACGAGCTGGATTCCATCGGCACACGCGCCCAGGACCCCTTCTATCTCGCCGATGAAGACAAAAAAGTGCTTCAGGAAGAGATTTTTCCCTACTGGGCGGGCAAGTCTGTAGACGAGTACTGCGAGGCCCAGTACCGCGAAGCCGGTTTGTGGGAACTTTCGGGCGAGTCGTATGTTTCCGACTGCTCGTACCACGCCCTCAACGGCGGCGGCGACTCCAACCCCGGCTACGACGTTATCCTTATGAAGAAGGGCATGCTGGACATCCAGCACGAAGCCCAGGCCCATCTGGAACACCTCGACTATGACCGCCCTGAAGATATCGACAAGATTTACTTCTACAAGTCGGTGATCGAAACCACCGAGGGCGTCATGTGTTACGCCCGCCGCATGTCTGAATATGCGGCACAGCTGGCTGCCAGGGAATCTGACCCCAAGCGCAAGGCCGAGCTACTCAAGATTTCTGAAGTCAACGCCCGCGTTCCCGCCCACGCGCCCAGCACGTTCTGGGAAGCCATTCAGGCTGTGTGGACCGTGGAATCGCTGCTGGTTGTGGAAGAAAACCAGACCGGCATGTCCATTGGCCGTGTGGACCAGTACATGTACCCGCTCTTCAAGGCCGACCTTGAAGCTGGCCGCATGACCGAGTACGAGGCCTTTGATCTTGCGGGCTGCATGCTCATCAAAATGTCTGAAATGATGTGGCTCACCAGTGAGGGCAGCTCCAAGTTTTTTGCTGGCTATCAGCCCTTCGTGAACATGTGCGTGGGCGGCGTGAGCCGCGAAGGCCGCGACGCCACCAACCAGCTCACCTATCTGCTGATGGATGCGGTGCGCCACGTGCGAATCTACCAGCCCTCGCTTGCCACACGCGTGCACAATTCCTCGCCGCAGGAATATCTCAGAAAGATCGTGTCGGTCATCCGCTCGGGTATGGGCTTTCCCGCCGTGCACTTTGACGACACCCACATCAAGATGATGCTTGCCAAGGGCGTGAGCATTGAAGACGCGCGTGACTACTGCCTTATGGGTTGCGTTGAGCCGCAAAAGGCTGGCCGCCTGTACCAGTGGACCTCCACCGCCTACACCCAGTGGCCCATCTGCATCGAGCTTGTGCTCAACCACGGCGTGCCCCAGTGGTACGGCAAGCAGGTGTGCCCCGATCTGGGCGAACTTGACCAGTACGACACCTACGAAAAGTTTGACGCCGCTGTAAAGGAACAGATCAAGTACATCACCAAGTGGTCGAGCGTTGCCACGGTCATTTCGCAGCGTGTGCAGCGCGATCTGGCTCCCAAGCCGCTCATGTCCATCATGTACGAAGGCTGCATGGAAAAGGGCCTCGACGTGGCCGCTGGCGGTGCCATGTATAACTTTGGCCCCGGCGTGGTCTGGAGCGGTCTTGCCACCTACACCGACTCCATGGCTGCCATCAAGAAGCTGGTGTTCGACGACAAAAAGTACACCCTGCACCAGATCAACGAGGCTCTCAAAGCCAACTTTGAAGGCTACGACGCCATTCTGGCCGACTGCCTCGCAGCGCCCAAGTACGGCAACGACGACGACTACGCCGACAGCATCGCCGCCGAGCTGATTGCCTTTACCGAACGCGAGCACCGCAAGTACCGCACCCTGTATTCCGTGCTGAGCCACGGTACGCTGTCCATCTCGAACAACACGCCCTTTGGTCAGCTGCTGGGCGCTTCGGCCAATGGCCGCAAGGCCTGGCTGCCCCTTTCGGATGGCATCAGCCCCACCCAGGGCGCGGACTACAAGGGACCCACGGCCATCATCAAGAGTGTGTCCAAGATGTCCAATGACAACATGAACATTGGCATGGTGCACAACTTCAAGCTGCTGCCCGGCCTGCTGGATACGCCCGAAGGCGAGCAGGGCCTCATTACCCTTATCCGCACTGCCAGCATTCTGGGTAACGGCGAAATGCAGTTCAACTACCTGGACAACAAGACCATGCTGGAAGCCCAGAGCAACCCCAAGGATTACCGCGACCTCGTGGTGCGCGTGGCCGGTTACAGCGCCTTTTTTGTGGAGCTGTGCAAGGACGTGCAGGACGAAATCATCAGCCGCACCGTGCTGCACAACTTCTAG
- a CDS encoding aldehyde dehydrogenase family protein, with the protein MIGDKDLISIQQARILAENAVEAQKKLAVLPQEALDSIVEAMAEAVEAHAQSLAVMCHEESDCGVWQDKMVKNLFVARQVRNSLRGVRCVGPLDGDLNHGSVREVGVPLGVIVALCPVTSPVSTAMYKTLLAVKSGNAIIFSLHPRAIDSMRHALDVMVAAGRAHGLPEGAVSYLDIVAKSGTQELMQHPGVALVMVTGVLGMFEAARASGKPLIYGGTGNGPVFIERSANIAAAAGDIVASKAFDNGLAPSAEQCVIVDGCVERQVRRAFQDNGAYFMTEAEASAICNVLFHRDGRRRRDMVGQSAAALAEKAGFAIPAGTRVLVAERKYVTGHDPYIRELLSPVLGYYVEPDWKHACEKCLELLLQERHAQTLTIHSTDDEVIRQFALKKPVARLLVNTGASFGGMGLTTNLTPAMTQGSGIAGYGITSENISPLNLIYRRKIGYGVRGIAHLADFGPAKTASADGAMRADEPFDVLRRVLREALASLQLPH; encoded by the coding sequence ACTGGATTCCATTGTGGAGGCCATGGCCGAAGCGGTGGAAGCCCACGCCCAGTCGCTGGCCGTCATGTGCCACGAAGAAAGTGACTGTGGCGTGTGGCAGGACAAAATGGTCAAAAACCTTTTTGTTGCCAGGCAGGTGCGCAACAGCCTGCGCGGCGTGCGCTGCGTGGGGCCGCTTGATGGCGACCTGAATCACGGCTCTGTGCGTGAGGTGGGTGTGCCGCTGGGCGTTATTGTGGCGCTTTGCCCCGTCACAAGCCCTGTTTCAACTGCCATGTACAAAACCCTGCTGGCCGTCAAATCTGGCAACGCGATCATTTTTTCCCTGCATCCCCGCGCCATCGACAGCATGCGCCATGCCCTTGATGTGATGGTAGCTGCTGGCAGGGCGCACGGTCTGCCCGAAGGGGCCGTTTCGTACCTCGATATCGTGGCCAAAAGCGGTACGCAGGAGCTCATGCAACACCCCGGTGTGGCCCTGGTCATGGTTACGGGCGTGCTTGGCATGTTTGAAGCCGCGCGAGCCAGCGGCAAGCCCCTCATCTACGGCGGTACGGGCAACGGCCCGGTCTTTATCGAGCGCAGCGCCAACATTGCCGCAGCAGCAGGCGACATTGTCGCCAGCAAGGCCTTTGACAACGGTCTGGCCCCTTCCGCCGAGCAGTGCGTAATTGTGGACGGCTGTGTTGAGCGGCAGGTGCGCCGCGCCTTTCAGGACAACGGCGCGTATTTCATGACAGAGGCAGAGGCCAGCGCCATTTGCAATGTGCTGTTCCACCGCGATGGCAGACGCCGCCGCGACATGGTGGGGCAGAGTGCCGCAGCGCTGGCCGAAAAAGCGGGCTTTGCCATCCCAGCTGGAACTAGGGTTCTTGTGGCCGAGCGCAAATACGTTACCGGTCACGATCCTTATATACGTGAACTGCTTTCACCTGTGCTCGGCTACTACGTTGAGCCAGACTGGAAGCACGCCTGCGAGAAATGTCTTGAGCTGCTGCTGCAGGAGCGCCACGCGCAAACCCTGACCATTCACAGCACAGACGATGAGGTTATCCGCCAGTTTGCCCTTAAAAAGCCCGTTGCCCGCCTGCTGGTCAACACGGGCGCGTCTTTTGGCGGCATGGGCCTGACCACAAACCTCACCCCCGCCATGACCCAGGGCAGCGGCATAGCTGGCTACGGCATCACATCTGAAAATATTTCGCCCCTGAATCTCATTTATCGCAGAAAAATTGGCTACGGCGTGCGCGGCATCGCGCACCTGGCAGATTTTGGCCCGGCAAAAACAGCGTCCGCAGACGGCGCCATGCGGGCAGATGAACCATTTGACGTGCTGCGGCGCGTGCTGCGTGAAGCCCTGGCCTCATTGCAGCTGCCCCACTGA